From the Acidobacteriota bacterium genome, one window contains:
- a CDS encoding M1 family metallopeptidase: MSRRTVVGIGLMMAAVLAAVLPVRAEDPKPAKANSEPVYAQLRALELSGESVRVENLTLQRDVATITFVTGRCHLAQNVDGRITGIVFLGDGRLEVKPHLAVEQRHLGWLANSRAFSDTFTRMVIRFTDGTLDDITRFDQPQPGSVDGHAADAWKSARKLFREGRRYINPNLAAAFLEYNLELRLLTDLLWPGHGGYFHAYCEGKEYGDLLFLVDPLGAPYVKPEEVVLAALTEGNLGIWVSEQLQDRYTARTPAKVNLRLVDMEHYQIDATARDKNLRAKVTARFRALADGARVLPLDLFPKLRVIRVADTRGRELQFVQEDKDKDANFGVILPESLKRGEIYHLTFEYAGDDAVQDLGGGNFTLVARENWYPGNGFGDRATFEMTLRNPKELVMVATGQPLGEVREGDELVTRWKSDIPLAVAGFNYGRFKKNVVKDDKIDYTIETYANKFLPDDIRGMIKNIQEFERQTGESTGTTLGNMDTTKLMDKARAEAQLSMQLYTDMFGPLPYGRLAMTQQPYPSFGQAWPMLVYMPITAFLDSTYRAQLGMAGASSFFKYVAAHEVSHQWWGHAVGWDSYRDQWLSEGIAVLSASLFAQVAYKNEKFVEYWEDIRKDITQKNDKGRRPLELGSVTMGYRLNTAKTGSATYQIIYSKGAAVLHMLRMMMWDPKTGDQRFSAMMRDFVRTHIHQNVSTDDFKRAVEKHMIPELNLAGNGRMDWFFDQWVYGTALPDYKLDYRLEPADGGRTRLLCKVTQSQVAGDFVMRVPIYIDFDGNLRRLGTVVLNGNSTSPEIDVMLPKKPKRVLLCGFEDVLCTMDAR; encoded by the coding sequence ATGAGTCGTCGAACCGTTGTGGGTATCGGTCTCATGATGGCCGCCGTCCTGGCGGCGGTTTTACCGGTCCGGGCCGAGGATCCGAAACCGGCCAAGGCCAACTCCGAGCCGGTCTATGCGCAACTGCGTGCGCTGGAGCTGTCCGGCGAATCGGTCCGGGTGGAGAACCTGACCTTGCAGCGGGATGTCGCCACGATCACGTTCGTCACCGGCCGCTGCCACTTGGCCCAGAACGTGGACGGGCGGATTACCGGCATCGTGTTCCTCGGTGACGGCCGGCTTGAGGTGAAGCCGCACCTGGCGGTGGAGCAGCGGCACCTGGGCTGGCTCGCAAACTCCCGCGCCTTCAGCGACACGTTCACCCGGATGGTGATCCGGTTCACCGACGGCACGCTCGATGACATCACCCGGTTCGACCAGCCCCAGCCCGGCTCTGTGGACGGACATGCGGCCGACGCCTGGAAATCAGCCCGGAAGCTTTTTCGCGAGGGGCGCCGGTATATCAATCCCAACCTGGCTGCGGCCTTCCTCGAGTACAACCTCGAACTGCGGCTGCTGACCGATCTCCTCTGGCCCGGCCACGGCGGTTATTTCCACGCCTACTGCGAGGGCAAGGAGTACGGCGACCTGCTCTTCCTCGTAGACCCCCTCGGCGCTCCGTACGTGAAACCGGAAGAAGTGGTGCTCGCCGCGCTCACGGAGGGGAACCTCGGCATCTGGGTGTCAGAGCAGCTGCAGGACCGCTACACGGCCCGGACTCCGGCTAAAGTAAATCTGCGGCTCGTGGACATGGAGCACTACCAGATCGACGCCACGGCGCGGGACAAGAACCTCCGGGCGAAAGTCACCGCCCGCTTCCGGGCGCTCGCGGACGGGGCGCGCGTCCTGCCGCTGGACCTCTTCCCCAAGCTGCGGGTGATCCGGGTGGCCGACACCCGGGGCCGCGAGCTCCAGTTTGTCCAGGAGGACAAAGACAAGGACGCCAATTTCGGCGTGATCCTGCCGGAAAGCCTCAAGCGAGGCGAGATCTATCACCTCACGTTCGAGTACGCCGGCGATGACGCCGTGCAGGACCTGGGCGGCGGCAACTTCACGCTGGTGGCGCGGGAGAACTGGTACCCCGGCAACGGCTTCGGCGACCGGGCCACCTTTGAGATGACGCTGCGGAATCCCAAGGAACTGGTCATGGTTGCCACCGGCCAGCCGCTGGGGGAAGTCCGCGAGGGGGACGAGCTGGTCACCCGCTGGAAATCGGACATCCCGCTGGCGGTGGCCGGCTTCAACTACGGCCGCTTCAAGAAGAACGTGGTCAAGGACGACAAGATCGATTACACGATCGAGACATATGCAAACAAATTCCTGCCCGACGACATCCGGGGAATGATCAAAAATATCCAGGAGTTCGAGCGACAGACTGGAGAGTCCACCGGAACCACCCTGGGCAACATGGACACCACCAAGCTCATGGACAAGGCGCGGGCGGAAGCCCAGCTCTCCATGCAACTGTACACCGACATGTTCGGACCGCTTCCCTACGGCCGTCTAGCCATGACCCAGCAGCCGTATCCCTCCTTCGGACAAGCCTGGCCCATGCTGGTCTATATGCCCATCACCGCGTTCCTCGACAGCACCTACCGCGCCCAGCTCGGCATGGCGGGGGCCTCTTCCTTTTTCAAATACGTGGCCGCCCACGAGGTGTCGCACCAGTGGTGGGGCCACGCCGTCGGCTGGGACTCATACCGCGACCAATGGCTGAGCGAAGGAATCGCGGTGCTGTCCGCCTCGCTGTTCGCCCAGGTCGCCTACAAGAACGAGAAGTTCGTCGAGTACTGGGAGGACATCCGCAAGGACATCACCCAGAAGAACGACAAGGGCCGTCGACCGCTGGAGCTGGGAAGCGTGACCATGGGGTACCGGCTCAACACGGCCAAGACCGGATCGGCCACCTACCAGATCATCTACTCCAAGGGGGCGGCCGTCCTGCACATGCTGCGCATGATGATGTGGGATCCCAAGACCGGCGACCAGCGCTTCTCGGCGATGATGCGCGACTTCGTCCGGACGCACATCCACCAGAACGTCTCCACCGACGACTTCAAGCGGGCGGTGGAGAAGCACATGATTCCGGAGTTGAACCTGGCGGGCAACGGGCGCATGGACTGGTTCTTCGACCAGTGGGTCTACGGAACCGCCCTGCCGGACTACAAGTTGGATTATCGCCTGGAGCCGGCCGACGGAGGCAGAACCCGGCTGCTCTGCAAGGTGACACAGAGCCAGGTCGCCGGCGATTTTGTCATGCGCGTGCCCATCTACATCGATTTTGATGGCAATCTGCGGCGTCTGGGCACGGTGGTGCTCAACGGCAACAGCACCAGCCCGGAGATCGATGTGATGTTGCCCAAGAAGCCGAAACGGGTGCTGCTGTGTGGCTTCGAGGACGTGCTCTGCACCATGGACGCGCGCTGA
- a CDS encoding NAD+ synthase, with the protein MKVALAQINTVVGDFEQNLHIVQDWLGRARAAGADLVVFPELTFAGYPPKDLLEKRSFVDKNLEILQRFRRDVRGIAAVVGYISRNESGSGKPLFNSAALVADGQILHSTHKCLLPTYDVFDEARHFEPCSRALGLVTYRGRRIALTICEDFWNDAQLFPRRLYRYDPVEDLAGQGAGLFININASPFTLGKPELRRRIVTHAAGKYGVPVLLVNQVGGYDEIVFDGGSMIAAAGGELMAQGRAFEEDLVVADLTLPPAALPEAAAEPAEQIYRALVLGTRDYTRKCGFRQVVIGLSGGVDSALVACLAAAALGPENVTGIAMPSMFSAPASLADAEALARNLGIRLEIIPITAVYDSYLQQLRTLFAGRSFDTTEENLQARIRGNLLMAFSNKFGAMVLSTGNKSELAVGYSTLYGDMCGGLAVISDLLKTQVYEVCRWINRTRPVIPESTLTKAPSAELRPNQTDQDELPPYDILDAVLRLYIEEQQSRREIIERGFDPAMVDRIVGMVDRNEYKRRQAPPGLKVTGKAFGFGRRLPIVHRFTY; encoded by the coding sequence ATGAAAGTTGCGCTGGCCCAGATCAACACGGTGGTGGGCGACTTCGAGCAGAACCTGCACATCGTCCAGGACTGGCTGGGACGGGCGCGGGCCGCCGGCGCCGACCTGGTCGTGTTCCCCGAGCTGACCTTCGCGGGCTACCCGCCCAAGGACCTGCTGGAGAAACGCAGCTTCGTGGACAAGAATCTCGAAATTCTCCAGCGGTTCAGGCGCGACGTCCGCGGCATCGCCGCCGTGGTGGGGTACATCAGCCGCAATGAGAGCGGCTCCGGGAAGCCGCTGTTCAACTCGGCCGCGCTGGTGGCCGACGGCCAGATCCTGCACTCCACGCACAAGTGCCTGCTTCCCACCTATGACGTGTTCGACGAGGCCCGCCACTTTGAGCCGTGCAGCCGGGCGCTCGGCCTGGTGACGTACCGGGGCCGGCGGATCGCGCTGACCATCTGCGAGGATTTCTGGAACGACGCGCAACTCTTTCCACGGCGGCTGTACCGGTACGATCCTGTGGAGGATCTGGCCGGCCAGGGGGCCGGTCTCTTCATCAACATCAACGCCTCCCCTTTCACGCTGGGCAAACCCGAGCTGCGCCGCCGGATCGTCACCCACGCGGCGGGCAAGTACGGCGTACCGGTTCTCCTGGTCAACCAGGTGGGCGGGTACGACGAAATCGTCTTCGACGGCGGCTCCATGATCGCCGCGGCCGGGGGTGAGCTGATGGCCCAAGGGCGCGCCTTTGAGGAAGACCTCGTGGTGGCGGACCTGACGCTGCCGCCGGCGGCCCTGCCCGAGGCGGCCGCGGAACCGGCCGAGCAAATCTATCGGGCGCTGGTGCTGGGGACCCGCGACTACACGCGCAAGTGTGGGTTCCGCCAGGTGGTGATCGGCCTGAGCGGCGGCGTGGATTCGGCGTTGGTGGCCTGCCTCGCGGCGGCGGCGCTGGGGCCGGAAAACGTCACCGGCATAGCCATGCCGTCGATGTTCAGCGCGCCTGCGTCGCTGGCCGACGCCGAGGCGCTGGCGCGCAACCTGGGCATCCGGCTGGAGATCATCCCCATCACCGCCGTGTACGACAGCTACCTGCAGCAGCTCCGGACACTGTTCGCCGGCCGCTCCTTCGACACCACCGAGGAAAACCTGCAGGCCCGCATCCGCGGCAACCTGCTGATGGCGTTTTCAAACAAGTTCGGGGCGATGGTGCTGAGCACCGGCAACAAGTCGGAGCTGGCGGTGGGTTACTCCACCCTGTACGGCGACATGTGCGGCGGGCTGGCCGTCATCTCCGACCTGCTCAAGACGCAGGTGTATGAGGTCTGCCGCTGGATCAACCGGACCCGTCCCGTCATCCCCGAATCCACGCTCACCAAGGCGCCGTCGGCCGAGCTGCGGCCGAATCAGACCGACCAGGACGAGTTGCCGCCGTACGACATCCTGGACGCGGTGCTCCGGCTGTACATCGAGGAGCAGCAGTCCCGCCGCGAGATCATCGAACGGGGTTTCGACCCTGCAATGGTTGACCGGATCGTGGGGATGGTGGACCGGAACGAGTACAAACGCCGCCAGGCACCGCCCGGCCTGAAGGTCACCGGCAAGGCTTTCGGGTTCGGACGCCGGCTGCCCATTGTGCACCGCTTCACGTACTGA
- a CDS encoding cysteine hydrolase, which produces MIAPAFFVDVDTQRDFMDADGALYVPGAVEIVETLETLTHFAVARGIPVVATMDAHAPDDPEFTRYPAHCVRGTRGGQKIPQTLLPRHIVLPNEPGGARQEDADQIILEKQTFSMFDNVHAEDLVRRLGIRRCVVYGVATECCVRADVLDLLARNYAVTLVTDAIRPLDPAVGAAALAEMQARGAVLRSAVEVMRQLGAD; this is translated from the coding sequence ATGATCGCTCCCGCCTTCTTTGTGGATGTGGACACCCAGCGCGACTTCATGGACGCGGACGGCGCCTTGTACGTGCCGGGCGCGGTGGAGATCGTCGAGACGCTGGAGACGCTCACCCATTTCGCGGTGGCCCGGGGCATCCCCGTCGTGGCCACCATGGATGCCCACGCGCCGGACGATCCGGAATTCACGCGCTACCCGGCGCACTGCGTCCGCGGAACCCGGGGTGGCCAGAAAATTCCCCAGACCCTGCTGCCGCGGCACATTGTCTTGCCGAACGAGCCGGGAGGCGCCCGCCAAGAGGACGCCGACCAGATCATCCTGGAGAAGCAGACGTTCAGCATGTTCGACAATGTGCACGCCGAGGACTTGGTGCGCCGTCTGGGGATCCGGCGCTGCGTCGTGTACGGTGTGGCCACCGAGTGCTGCGTGCGCGCCGACGTGCTGGACCTGCTGGCCCGGAACTACGCAGTGACCTTGGTGACCGACGCCATCCGGCCCCTGGACCCCGCGGTCGGAGCCGCCGCCCTGGCCGAGATGCAGGCCCGCGGAGCGGTGCTGCGTTCGGCCGTCGAGGTGATGCGGCAGCTCGGGGCGGACTGA
- a CDS encoding nicotinate phosphoribosyltransferase yields the protein MGAADCQPRDYVPRHHQALMTDLYQLTMAAGYFVHGLNRPASFELFARRLAPCRSYLLCAGAAQALAYLETLRFSGAELDYLRRHPSFAHVPAAFFEYLRAVRFTGDVWAVPEGTPVFADEPILQVTAPLIEAQLVETYLLAMINFQTLVATKASRVAQAARGRAVIDFGTRRAHGPEAGVLAARAAFIGGCVGTSNTAAGLHADIPTYGTQAHSWIMAFADEAESYRRYAEVFPESAVLLIDTYDVTAGAVRAAELGPSVRGVRIDSGDLYAESVRVRHILDERGLAATQILASSDLNEYIIDDLLRRGAPIDAFGVGTELVLSPDAPSIGGVYKLVAMTGADGRLLPKAKSSASKETLPGRKQVYRHGADGSWTHDVIGLRDADDAAFPGSERLLVPVMADGRRLSAPESLPAIQARARINLARLPELCRELRQAASFPVTLSPALERLRQEVRSEHAAGSSNEAGGAAP from the coding sequence ATGGGCGCCGCCGATTGTCAGCCCCGCGACTATGTGCCCCGCCATCATCAGGCGTTGATGACCGACCTGTACCAGCTCACCATGGCCGCCGGCTACTTTGTCCACGGTCTCAACCGGCCGGCCAGCTTCGAACTCTTTGCCCGGCGGCTGGCGCCGTGCCGGTCGTACCTGCTGTGTGCCGGCGCCGCCCAGGCGCTGGCGTATCTCGAGACGCTGCGCTTCTCGGGCGCGGAGCTCGATTACCTGCGGCGCCACCCGTCGTTTGCCCACGTACCGGCGGCGTTCTTCGAGTACCTCCGTGCGGTCCGCTTCACCGGCGACGTGTGGGCCGTGCCGGAGGGGACTCCGGTTTTCGCCGACGAGCCCATCCTCCAGGTGACCGCCCCGCTCATCGAGGCCCAGCTCGTGGAGACCTACCTGCTGGCCATGATCAATTTCCAGACCCTGGTCGCCACCAAGGCGTCGCGGGTCGCGCAGGCCGCCCGCGGCCGCGCGGTGATCGACTTCGGCACCCGGCGCGCGCACGGGCCCGAAGCGGGTGTGCTGGCGGCGCGGGCCGCCTTCATCGGCGGCTGTGTCGGCACGTCGAACACGGCCGCCGGGCTCCATGCGGACATCCCCACCTACGGCACGCAGGCGCATTCCTGGATCATGGCGTTTGCCGATGAGGCCGAGAGTTATCGTCGCTACGCCGAGGTGTTTCCCGAATCGGCGGTGCTGCTGATCGACACCTACGATGTGACGGCCGGCGCGGTCCGCGCGGCCGAACTGGGGCCGTCTGTCCGCGGCGTGCGCATCGACAGCGGCGACCTGTACGCCGAGAGCGTCCGGGTCCGACACATCCTGGACGAGCGGGGTCTGGCCGCCACGCAGATCCTGGCCAGCTCCGACCTCAACGAATACATCATCGACGACCTGCTCCGCCGGGGCGCGCCCATTGACGCGTTCGGTGTGGGCACCGAGCTGGTGCTGTCTCCGGACGCGCCGTCCATCGGCGGCGTGTACAAGCTGGTGGCGATGACCGGCGCCGACGGCCGGCTTCTGCCCAAAGCCAAGTCCAGCGCCAGCAAGGAAACCCTGCCCGGCCGGAAGCAGGTTTACCGGCACGGGGCGGACGGGAGCTGGACCCACGACGTCATCGGCCTGCGGGACGCCGACGACGCCGCCTTTCCGGGGAGCGAGCGCCTGCTGGTTCCGGTCATGGCGGATGGCCGCCGGCTGTCGGCGCCGGAGTCGCTACCGGCGATCCAGGCCCGCGCCCGGATCAATTTGGCGCGGCTACCCGAGTTGTGCCGGGAGCTGCGCCAAGCGGCCAGCTTCCCGGTCACGCTCAGTCCCGCCCTGGAGCGCCTTCGCCAGGAGGTGAGATCTGAACACGCGGCCGGATCATCCAATGAGGCAGGAGGTGCCGCGCCATGA
- a CDS encoding DEAD/DEAH box helicase family protein — MQPIEPYFTPDSAATLRRMIQENGGHEIFCVATLDGANRVATLRVVARGNANSVPAVLEAAAPGMVAIHNHPSGDLTPSANDITLAGDLGAAGVASYIVDNAVGRLHVLVEPMAAREVHAIEADPLLDQFGAAGRLAGRLPGFEVRPQQVRMVREVIRVLNENKIGLIEAGTGVGKSLAYLIPAVHWALANHQRIVVSTNTINLQEQLIHKDIPFLQTGLGLEFAAVLMKGRGNYLCRRRAEDARREPAVLAREDTAAELRLLLEWMERTADGSLSDLAFEPSEEVWESVQCEADSCNRARCPFFSRCFFYQARRDAARAQLIVTNHHLLMADLAIKGTGGRNGVLPVFHKLIVDEAHHLENVATAYLGATVTPFSFYRSLGRLQSHRADDRGLVPSISRRLYALMNPENQQPVARVHAQIAGPFTDARRAYRERLAAAFETMAHNITSSEALSLAPGEEFKKRIAPAVEASPLWQEVVLPAVAEMLAAGEQFQEAAQELLKRIYALDADTLDKIQSPLLDIEALLLRLKELQLVLAAFCEGQPDTCRWLELRRRRDHCLVAFCQAPLDVASRLKELVFDTYDSVLLTSATLSIDRTFDFIKRRTGLDGVAPERLIDAVLDSPFDFARRVLMGIPMDLPDPAAGAFADRLAWLVRETVTLTGGRAFVLFTSYSLLRRVHQQLELPLLQAGCTCLRQGQLNRHQLLEAFKSQPRAVLFATDSFWEGVDVRGEALQCVIITKLPFHVPTEPIIEARLEQIRAAGGQPFLDYTVPQAVIKLKQGFGRLIRSHADWGLVVVCDRRLLTKPYGRIFLASLPPGRVLPAPADALLAEMRRFRDGFTAPAD, encoded by the coding sequence ATGCAGCCGATCGAGCCGTACTTCACCCCTGACAGCGCCGCCACGCTCCGCCGGATGATCCAGGAGAACGGCGGCCACGAGATTTTCTGTGTCGCCACGCTCGACGGCGCCAACCGGGTGGCCACGCTGCGCGTGGTGGCCCGGGGCAACGCCAACAGCGTCCCGGCGGTCCTCGAGGCGGCGGCGCCCGGGATGGTGGCGATCCACAATCATCCGTCCGGCGACCTGACGCCGTCGGCCAACGACATCACCCTGGCCGGCGACCTGGGCGCTGCGGGCGTCGCTTCCTACATCGTCGACAACGCCGTCGGCCGCCTCCACGTGCTCGTGGAGCCCATGGCCGCCCGCGAGGTTCACGCCATCGAGGCCGACCCGTTGCTGGACCAGTTCGGGGCGGCGGGACGGCTGGCCGGACGGCTCCCCGGCTTCGAGGTGCGGCCGCAGCAGGTGCGGATGGTGCGCGAGGTGATCCGCGTCCTCAACGAGAACAAGATCGGACTCATCGAGGCGGGAACGGGCGTGGGCAAGTCGCTGGCCTACCTAATTCCGGCGGTCCACTGGGCCCTGGCCAACCACCAGCGGATCGTGGTGTCCACGAACACGATCAACCTCCAGGAGCAACTCATTCACAAAGACATTCCGTTCCTCCAGACCGGGCTGGGCTTGGAGTTCGCCGCGGTGCTCATGAAGGGACGGGGCAACTACCTGTGCCGGCGGCGGGCCGAGGATGCCCGGCGCGAGCCGGCCGTACTGGCCCGTGAGGACACCGCCGCCGAACTCCGGCTCCTCCTCGAGTGGATGGAGCGGACGGCCGACGGCTCGCTCAGCGATCTCGCGTTCGAACCTTCGGAGGAGGTCTGGGAGAGCGTCCAGTGCGAGGCGGACAGCTGTAACCGCGCCCGTTGCCCGTTTTTCTCACGCTGCTTCTTCTACCAGGCCCGCCGCGACGCCGCTCGGGCCCAACTCATCGTCACCAACCACCACCTGCTCATGGCCGACCTGGCCATCAAGGGCACCGGCGGCCGAAACGGCGTGCTGCCCGTGTTCCACAAGCTCATCGTGGACGAAGCGCACCACCTGGAGAACGTGGCCACTGCCTACCTCGGCGCCACCGTGACGCCGTTCTCGTTCTACCGCAGCCTCGGCCGGCTGCAGAGCCACCGGGCCGATGACCGGGGCCTGGTCCCGTCCATCAGCCGCCGGCTCTACGCGCTCATGAACCCGGAGAACCAGCAGCCGGTGGCGCGCGTCCATGCCCAGATTGCGGGACCGTTCACCGACGCCCGGCGGGCGTACCGCGAACGGCTGGCCGCGGCATTCGAGACGATGGCCCACAACATCACCTCCAGCGAGGCGCTGTCCTTGGCGCCGGGCGAGGAGTTCAAGAAGCGGATCGCCCCCGCGGTGGAGGCTTCGCCGCTCTGGCAGGAGGTCGTTCTGCCGGCGGTGGCCGAGATGCTGGCGGCCGGCGAGCAGTTCCAGGAAGCCGCCCAGGAACTGCTCAAGCGAATCTACGCCCTGGACGCCGACACACTGGACAAGATCCAGAGCCCGCTGCTCGACATTGAGGCGCTGCTGCTGCGCCTCAAGGAGCTGCAGCTGGTCCTGGCCGCCTTCTGTGAGGGCCAGCCGGACACCTGCCGCTGGCTGGAGCTCCGGCGCCGGCGCGACCACTGCCTGGTCGCCTTCTGTCAGGCGCCCCTCGACGTCGCCTCCCGGCTCAAGGAGCTGGTGTTCGACACCTACGACTCCGTGCTGCTGACTTCGGCCACGCTGTCGATTGACCGCACTTTCGACTTCATCAAGCGGCGCACCGGCCTGGACGGCGTGGCGCCCGAACGGCTGATCGACGCCGTGCTCGACTCGCCGTTCGATTTCGCCCGCCGCGTGCTCATGGGCATCCCCATGGACCTGCCCGACCCGGCGGCCGGCGCCTTCGCCGATCGGCTGGCCTGGCTGGTCCGGGAGACCGTGACGCTGACGGGCGGACGCGCGTTCGTGCTGTTCACCTCCTACTCCCTGCTCCGCCGGGTGCACCAGCAGCTAGAACTCCCCCTCCTCCAGGCCGGCTGCACCTGCCTGCGGCAGGGCCAGCTCAACCGGCACCAGCTCCTGGAGGCGTTCAAATCCCAGCCCCGCGCCGTGCTCTTCGCCACCGACAGTTTCTGGGAGGGCGTCGACGTGCGCGGCGAGGCGCTCCAGTGCGTCATCATCACCAAGCTGCCATTCCACGTTCCCACCGAACCCATCATCGAGGCGCGGCTCGAGCAGATCCGGGCCGCCGGCGGCCAGCCCTTTCTCGACTACACCGTCCCTCAGGCCGTCATCAAGCTGAAGCAGGGGTTCGGCCGGCTGATCCGGTCGCACGCGGACTGGGGACTGGTGGTGGTGTGCGACCGCCGCCTGCTGACCAAGCCCTATGGCCGGATCTTCCTGGCGAGTCTGCCGCCGGGCCGGGTCCTGCCCGCACCGGCGGACGCCCTGTTGGCCGAAATGCGCCGCTTCCGCGACGGTTTCACCGCGCCGGCCGACTGA
- the hpt gene encoding hypoxanthine phosphoribosyltransferase: MPPEGPVNSIYPDYPGEYLAEILLDADAIQKRIAELAAQLSRDYAGKNPLLVCILKGATPFHSDLIRRMDIPLAVDFIAVASYGDSTKSTGEVKLIKDLDKSVTGQHVVIVEDIVDTGLTLNYLKNMLANREPADIRICALLSKPARRLIDVTVDYLGFDIPDEFVIGYGLDYAERYRNLPYIGVLRLGVQ; the protein is encoded by the coding sequence ATGCCTCCGGAGGGTCCCGTGAATTCCATCTACCCCGACTACCCCGGCGAATACCTGGCGGAGATTCTGCTCGATGCGGACGCCATTCAGAAGCGGATCGCCGAACTGGCCGCCCAGCTCAGCCGCGACTACGCCGGAAAGAACCCGCTGCTGGTCTGCATCCTCAAGGGCGCCACACCCTTCCACTCCGATTTGATCCGGCGCATGGACATCCCGCTGGCAGTGGACTTCATCGCAGTGGCCAGTTACGGCGACTCCACCAAGTCCACCGGCGAGGTCAAGCTGATCAAGGACCTCGACAAGTCGGTGACGGGCCAACACGTGGTCATTGTCGAAGACATCGTGGACACCGGCCTCACCCTCAACTACCTGAAGAACATGCTGGCCAACCGGGAACCGGCCGACATCCGGATCTGCGCGCTGCTCAGCAAGCCGGCCCGGCGGCTCATTGACGTGACCGTCGATTACCTGGGCTTCGACATCCCCGACGAGTTCGTGATCGGCTATGGGCTGGACTACGCGGAGCGATACCGCAACCTGCCCTATATCGGCGTCCTCCGGCTGGGCGTCCAGTAG
- the nrdR gene encoding transcriptional repressor NrdR, translating to MKCPYCNQSGDKVVDSRESKEATSIRRRRECLFCGKRFTTYERIMESPLLVVKKDGRREEFDRNKIMAGLLKAFQKRPVALTDLERITDEIETYVQENPEKEVTTAEIGQMLMRKIHRLDKVAYVRFASVYREFKDVSEFLQEISELFDAKG from the coding sequence ATGAAGTGTCCCTACTGCAACCAGAGCGGCGATAAAGTGGTGGACTCGCGCGAAAGCAAGGAGGCGACCAGCATCCGCCGCCGCCGCGAGTGCCTGTTCTGCGGCAAGCGCTTCACCACCTACGAGCGCATCATGGAAAGCCCTCTGCTGGTCGTCAAGAAGGACGGACGGCGCGAGGAGTTCGATCGGAACAAGATCATGGCCGGCCTGCTCAAGGCCTTCCAAAAGCGCCCGGTGGCGCTGACGGACCTGGAGCGGATCACCGACGAGATCGAGACATACGTCCAGGAAAACCCGGAGAAGGAAGTCACCACCGCCGAGATCGGCCAGATGCTCATGCGCAAGATCCATCGGCTGGACAAGGTGGCTTACGTCCGGTTCGCCTCCGTCTACCGGGAGTTCAAGGATGTGTCGGAGTTTCTACAGGAAATCAGCGAGCTGTTCGACGCCAAGGGTTAG
- a CDS encoding Hsp20/alpha crystallin family protein, producing MGNKPKRGKHPGLSMNDLFLPGCPGALGAEQWFPPLDLGETDTHVIVRLEVAGVAAGDLRVTLRDDILTVSGLKREPQFTDEEKIRFLCLERGYGPFQKTVELQWVIDPKQSEAVLESGVLTITLAKRPEQRGTVYEIPVHARTEA from the coding sequence ATGGGCAACAAACCAAAACGCGGCAAGCATCCCGGCCTGAGCATGAACGACCTGTTCTTGCCCGGTTGTCCGGGGGCACTCGGCGCCGAGCAGTGGTTCCCGCCCCTGGACCTGGGCGAGACCGACACCCACGTCATCGTGCGACTGGAGGTTGCCGGGGTCGCCGCCGGCGATCTCCGCGTCACCCTCCGTGATGACATCCTTACCGTGAGCGGGCTGAAGCGGGAACCCCAATTCACCGACGAGGAGAAGATCCGCTTCCTCTGCCTGGAGCGTGGCTACGGCCCGTTCCAGAAAACAGTGGAGTTGCAGTGGGTGATCGATCCGAAGCAATCCGAAGCGGTGCTGGAGAGCGGTGTCCTGACCATCACCTTGGCCAAACGCCCGGAACAGCGGGGCACTGTGTACGAGATTCCCGTCCACGCCCGAACCGAGGCGTAG